ataaaaaattaagagCAGTAGGAATAAAAGAAGGATAACCTGAAATGGCTATGCATGCAACCACCAACAAGGCAGAACCACCGAAATGTACACAAAAACCACACAACTAGTTGTATCCCCTTCATTTTCCATAAATCAGAGGTTGAGAACTTGTTGATATTCTTCGGCTGCTCTCAATGGCAAACAAGTCTCACAAATCGAGAAATagtccaatttttttttggaattattGTACGACACTGTTTCTGCTTTGGCGAAAAAATCAAGAACGATCCTCCACCATTCAAGGCATGCATCTGAACTATTAATCACGCTCCTCCACCATTCAAGGCATGCATCTGAACTATTAATCACGCTCTGATCTCACAGTCATTGTTCATCAACTAGACTTTGGTTCCTGTCTCCTTAGAACTTAAGGATACAGATGTACGAGCCTATAGAACAGATCTTGTTCATGTAAGGCTATGCTTACCTTTTTGAAATtcagaaaatcttaaaatttaaccACATTAGATACAGGCAAGGCAAGATTTTGTTTCTCCGTAATCTGCGGTTTGTTGCCTGATTAAAATGCATGCCCAAATTAAAAATGTGTGTTGAACCCTGCTGATGCTTCTCTCTAACACTATGATATGTTAAAATGTGTTTAGTTCTCAAGTCTCATATGACTTGAGCACAGAGAAGTATGGTTAGGTAAGTTATATTGCCTCTTTAGCTCTTCCAAAGTGCTTCTTGTTATTAAACCTGATCTGTCATTTGTACATAGCTCAACTTGAGTAAAGGGATATATATCAATGCAAGTTTCAAATCATCAAATGGCTGAAAGCGACTTGGAATGAGCAAAACCTTGTGTGAAGAACAAGTCAAAAGAGTTTATGACACAGGATAAACAAGCATAAATTGTGGACAAGGAAATTGGCAGTTTACATTATGAGCAAGAAGATTAAACTAGCTAAATGTTATCGAGTTAAGCTTTAATTagttttcagttttaattctcaTCCAGATCCACGACATTTTACTTATTCATACCCTGTGTGCATAGTTTGTTCATTGGAGCTTATCCCAGTTAAACAAAGTGGTTAAAAAACACACTCATTTTGACTCTTGTATAGCATAGTCCTTTCATAAAATGGCACTCCCTTTTCTCTGAGTCATATCTAATaatcaatatcaataattaCATGTATTTTTGGATAATTGTGTTAATACAAGAACTAATCGTTACACTACTAATCACGCTCTGGTATCAAAGATGCAGATATACGAGCCCTTATACCGATGACTGTCATTCATATCAACCCTCGTTTTCTCTCTACCGATGTGCCACTGTGGGACTATTATACATGTTACATAGTGTCTGTGTGCTTCTTTAATCTATAATCATCATCCTTATCTATTATCACAAATTTGCTGACATTTTTAATTACATGCTTATCTCGTAACATTCTTAGTATACAATTTTAGATATAGTAAcaatatatttgtttttaaattatttttactcgACATTTTTGGTATACTAATACTTTATGTATCactcatcttttttaaaataacaattcTCAATCTCCTTGATGTTATTTTGGAAGAATATTGTTATATAGTTTGatatatcatcatcatcatcaatgagCAAATTGTAGATATAGTAAGCATAagacagagaaaaagaagaagatggcgTTAACCTCATCTTGCGGAGAACGGTGGACatctcctctctcttcttcttagCACGCTTGTGGGTTCCAAGCTTTCTCTTACCAACTTTGAGCGCCCTCTTATCCTAATTTCCAACCTTGAGCAACTCAGTAATACGCTTCTCATAAGGTGCAAAACCAGCAACCTCACGGATTAGGTTCCTTACAAAGTGCACCCTCTTGcttgtttttaataaaaataacctcAACTAGTGTCCCACAAAAAATTCCATAGTTTAATACTAACAAAACAAATAGTATTCTCAATCTGTATCTGCGGGAAAGcagcacacacacacacaagagATTACATTTTgaaatactgaaaaacaaaatcaaccatCCACATTCTACAGTACACATAATAATGTTAGGTGTATCTGCCGTTTCTCTTTTTAATCTTGTTTGTGGAATTGATAACGATTAATCTTGAAGGCACATCAGAGCGAGGACGCACGCGCACACACGATAGGGACAACTCATCTGATATGTACATATCGCTATATTAAGTATATAGTATTCACATTTGATTATCAATTGCTAAAGTCTACTACATAATGCACTTGTGTTATGTCAATATATATAAGTGAGAGACCCTGACCCAGTTACATTTTGCAACCTAATCTTTGGACGCACGCACCATAGAACAAACTAGATCCACAACCCACActacaaaacaaattaaataataaaaaattaaaaaatattaaaaatgattaaaatttatttatttttatcattatgtaattatttatttaatttgaagttACGAACTCATTAAGTCATAAACATCATACATCTCCAATGGGTGCTTGTGCGTCTTCTCATTCTCACTCCAAGTTTCCGACCACACCGTCAAAAACAAAGGCACCTTCGTCATCATCGCTAACCGCCAGCAAACGCCGCGACGCAGGAGTTTTCGAATCTTTCCGGAGACCGTCGAGCATCATGGTGATGGACATGGAGGGTAAAGGGATCAGGGAGTACCCCCGCCCAATCCCAGCCAGCCACGTGGTTTCAGAGACTCCCGGTTGCTTCCTCTGCAACTCAGAGTCATTGCATGTAGGCACGTGCATGCCACGCGTTCCCGACGACGAGGACCTTCTCCCTGGCCGAATCTACTTCCTCGTTCCCGCCTCCAAATCTCGTGAGCCGTTAACTCTGCCTCTCCTCTGTGATCTCGCCGTTAAAGCGAGTTCTGCACTCGCCGCCGCCACCACCAACTCTGTTCAACGGCGTTAATTAACGCGCGAGCTTCGCTTTGGCTCTATTCCATTTCTTTCTGTATATGTTTCCATACCCATGTAATTGATGCAGTccatattaaattaattattaattaggtACTTAATTCTTCACATTTGATCCTTTAAACTCTTTTGTCTGAACATCTTATACCATTTATTTATCTTGTATTgtgaattttgtataaaatgaATGATATAAGATGTAgtgtttatataaataatactaGCTCCCTTTTTTCATATAGAAAATCGCACTGGCAACATCAGCATGAATGAGCGTACGATGTAGCTGGCTGAATATTGTAGCAAGTGGGCCCAAGCCCAAGTAGTAGTATTTGGCTGTACATAACTACATAATACAACCTGGCTGTTAAATACGTTGCTGAACGTTTCTTGTTGATGCTGCCATAAATTAACAAGTCGTCGATGCTGCATAATCTGATTCCGCCGCTGAATTTTCTAGAATTAACAACATGATTGAATATGGTTAAGTGTATACTTAGACTTTGTTTGTTTGGAAAAGTTTTTTGAAGTACAGCAACTGTTTTGTGtttgtatttgataaattaaaaaaaaaatagtagtattaagaaattagtatattttatgatttatagttattaattaattattattattatttttaatagtataaaattatatttttttataattaaatattagctaaattttaataaaagtgttaATTCTTGAgttattttcttataaaaaatcatatacttatatttgtaatatttaaaaattaaaaaaaaatttaaaaattaatttgtacttatcaaaattaaaaaatctaatataatctTATTCATTAACTAATATCTAAATTTGAtacttatattaatatttattatagtatttttaaattttaaaaattattttactaaatattttttgttgttcatgcttattaaaaattatttttaatttaatttatcaaatataaatacaaaaatttttaaaaagttttttttagggTAAAATTGGTCTGTTATGTTTCAGTCTAATCCTGTTTTgatctctaaaatttaaaatattttatttgaagccaaaaaagttttatttaactTCACTGTTGAAGTTAAAGTTAAATCATCAACGAAGCTTAGTTTCCAAATCTGAAAAACTCATAACCAACCTCTTCGGTAACCGAAGGGAGTTCTGTGATAGAGGTGACAATGGCTTTGTCCTCGTTATCGCTGGCGAACTTTTTCACGGAAAGCGAGTTCCCGACAATGTTCTCCATGTGCTTGAGTTAAGGTTAGCGGCTCGCAGAGATGCATCCATTGCTATTCTGTACCTCTCGAACTTGTACATCTTTTCCAAATTATCGACATTGTTCTTGTACTACTGTAACGCAAGACattctattaattatttaatcttgAACTCACGGTAGAACTATATTAaagttaaatgatttttttattttaaataagatactttaattttaagaattaaaacAGGATTAAGTCCAAACGTAAGGAATTAATTTAAGGGGACGACTCAAATAAAGATGCATATTTCATCTTTTGTTAAAGATATTTTCGTATtacattttaattgatttttgtaTAACTTATTTGGTATTCTTCGTCACATACtattaaattctttaaaaaattttcttttcaaaaataataacaaacatTTAGATcggattaaaacaaaaaagataatagattaattattagattttttctgaaattgtttatataaaaaaatatgtcacgttcatcaatatatataattttttaaagtaaaatttatcATACGAATTATATCAATAATAAGTCTCAAGCCTCATAAAATTTTTGCAAAAAAATAACTAGTTTATATTCGTgcgatatataaaataattactagAGTATTATGACATCATAGattaaaatttactaatttaaattttttttatttttaatataaatattagaaataaataaaatttttataactagatgtaatgtaacaaaatatataatattaatttatttttaaaaaatttgaaaaaataatttcttttattttagtcaaataactatttattaaaatggacaaactaattaatttcttctcatatatagtttttttaagatgataaaattaattaattggggCATTAGttgagataattaaaattactgatttattaaaattttaatttaaagagaaatcttagttaattttggtatagaaattttgaatttaaaagcATTGATAAAAACtatattgaattttgttttttttctcatttaaattaatcactGCATAAGTTAAAGTTCTATTTTGAAATTATATTCGAATTTCaatctaatttttaaagtttcaatttacttaatttgatattttaacTTGGTATCCGTGATTCACACTAGGATTTTAAgtgttttatgaaaaaaaatcaagGTAAAAAAGTTTCAATTGTCATATCAAATAATCGCTAGAAAGTACAGCATAGTCGTCGTCAGAAACTAATATAAGTATTATCTCTTTATTGACAATTAATGCTTTTAATGATAATTAAGATCTAATAAtggtttataataaaaaaatatacttttgcAACGACGAACTTATAGCAGTAGTTAAAGGTGTTTATAGATCGGATTATATCCACAAATTCATGGTATTTATCCGTATCAAGTTTGTAATTTGTGGATATGATCCGATCTGTAAGAtgattggattggattgaatCTGATCCAAACTCTAATCAGATAGGAGTAAATAtgtttaaaagagtaaaaaaaatttattgattttttttatagaaataattttttaatattttttatattacggatatatttaatattcgattcaaaaataaaatgtgCGGATATCGAATCTGATCTGATGAGTTTAGTGCAGATCACATCAAAATTTTGGCCATATCCAATCTGCGAACACCTCTAAcaatagtatttaaaatatttataatgatAATACTTTTAGCTAAGAGGAAGTCCCAACAATAAAAAGAGTACTGAATACAAGaacaatttaatcaaatattaaaaaaaattatattttaaataaNNNNNNNAATAtggtaattattttatatgtcacataaatataaatatttttttatttaattaaattaaaactttaaaaatcatattaaagTTCGAGTATAACTTTAAAATAGAACTTTAACCTATATagtgattaatttaaatgagaataaaataaatcaaaattcaacataatttttatcaatgctttcaaaatcaaaatttctatatcaaaattaactaagatttctctttaaattaaaatttaataaaatagtaattttaattatctcaaCCAATGTCTTAATCAATTACTTTTAttgtctttaaaaaaatatatatgagaagaaattaaTTAGTCTGTCCactttaataaatagttatttgaCTAAACTAAAAGAAactatttttaagaatttttaaaaattaattaatattatatatattttgttacacgATATctagttataaaaattttatttatttctaatgcttatattaaaaataaaaataaatttaaattagtaaattttaatctttaatgtaataataatataataattattttatatatcgcACAAATATAAACTAGTTATTATGTTTTTTTGCAAAAATTTATTGAGATTTAAATCTACTTTTTTTGGTTTTAATccaatctaaatatttttttattgtttttaaaaagaaaatctttTGAGAGATATAATAATATCTGACGCAGAAACACCgaataaattagttaaaaaccaattaatatgcaatacaaaaatatttttaacaaaaaataaaataaatatttttatttgaatcgtccccttaatttaatactttatcctatttttcaaaactaatttttataaattattttttaaaaaataaaatttcaccAAATCAAAGTTTTATATTATAACTTACAAATATATTATCATATCAGTATTTTGAAAGGTGAAATAATCAATATCTTagaaacagaaaaattaaaaattaaaaaatttatagatttaaataaaatttaatttaaattaaattaaatataataaaataatatatttatatatataatattttttattttattattgtaaattaattaattattaaaaattaaacttatttgattaattaactGATTGTTTCGTGGAGATGACAAAATTTTATGAGATGCAAAAATTTTTGCGGAGACTACTCCAAATGAAGATTCGATTGTGAAAATTTTTCTTGTAGGGATGAAGACGGAGAGCAAAATTCTCCCGAGACAAGCGTGAGGACTCGAGTGGAGATCCCCGTCCCGTTTCATTAATCTTCGAAATTCATAAATTTACTTAATTGTCCttaatagttattttttcttatatatgttttttagtcattttacatgtgttttatatatatatatatatatacacacaccaTGACTGCGTCATTTTCTATATTCGTGGCGTTCCTTTTCACAACTCTGTCATTGTGTCCATTCTCCTCTCTTCTGCAGTGTCTCTCACTTCATTCATTATTCTGTGCTCTGATTCGTCATAGTGTCCCCACTGTAATATTTTGAAAGAAATCACCATCTTGTTCACCATATTCTCGTTTAGACTTTTtgtataaaacaaaattttatggaaattaataattaatcagACAGAGAGATGAGAAATAGGATCCTTGCAAAAAATGAGACCCTATAAAAAATGAGGATGGAGACCAATACTCTTCCACGCCAGAAAATGAAAACGAAAATCGAGAACAAAtttaaaaacgaaaataaaaaacagaaagacATCCTCACTTCTGTCCTGCTCCGTTAACATTCTTAATTGATCGGTTACTTTGATTTGATAACCAATTTATTATTGGTTCTGAGAACACTGAAAATAATGCAGAAGCATCCATTCGTGGTTGTTTGAAAATCCCACCAGCCACCATATTACCAATTTTAAGTCTTGCATTGTAGCATTGTCTTGCTTCTTTGCGATCAGAATTAACAATTGTGACTACTCCATCCCGTACCTAAAACTTTACGCACAAATGAATTGTAGAGACAATGGCTCCAAAAGAATTTAAGGAGAGTCTGCCTAATATGATGTTATATGGACTAATGCAATCAACTACTAAGTATTGTATATCTAAAGTTTGAGCGAGGATACTCCCCTAGATTTGTTATCACCCATACATAACCTCTTATTGGTACCCTTTTTCCAGAGAAGTTGACTAGATCGTCGGAAGAAggttataattttttctctcttaGCTGCATCTTTTGAAGATGGATAGGAATAACACATCGGTACTGCTTCCAGGGTCCATGAGGACCTTTCGAATTGTTAGTTCTCCCATAGTTACAGATATTACCATGGAATCATCAAGGTTATGGCTTTGTGACTAAAAATCCGAACTTGTGAAAGTAATGCCTGGACTGGAAAAGGTTGGTTGTTGTGTTGATCCCCTTGCAGAGCTAACATGGTTCTATAACTTCTCTTTCTGGCCGAGTTAGTCTCGCCTCCACATGCAAAGTCCCCTGATATATAGTTAATAATATTCCTCGTTGAGAGAGGTTGACTTGAGGCAGGCCATTCTTCCTTATTGTTTAGAGATGAATTTATGTTGGGATTGTCCATTGTTGCCGAGCTTGTTGTGTCTTGTTGTATTCGGCCATTAACGTACTTGTCCAATAATCCTTGCCATGCTAGTCATTCCAACAGATCTTTGGCTATCACACATTCGTCAATTGTGTGTCCATACGTTTGGTGAAACGCACAATGCTTGCTCTTATTCACATATTTCTGATCCTGGTAAGTTTTGGCTTTGTTGggtgattttatgatttttgcatGAAGGATCTCTTTAAGGATGTCTTCTCTTTTCGTATTGAATTGCGCGATGAGTCAAATTAAATTTGGGTGTCAATTTGAATGGTTTCTTTTGTTCCTTCGTTTGATTTGGCATCCCATGCTTGTCCTTGTCCCTATAGGCGTTTACTTCTCGGCCCACCTAGCCTCCCTGAGTTCTTCAATTTCTTCAATTACTATTTGGCAATCCTTTCTTGGAACTTTCGAGGTCGAAGGCCACTTTTCAAGGCATATAGGTGTACGTCAGGACTGAGGTTGGGAATCTTCATTGCCACGTTGGCGAATTTTGTCATGTAATCTTTCAGACTCTCAAACTGGCCTTGTTTAATGGTGCTTAGATAGTCAGAATCATGCACATAGATCTTTGATGCTGCAAAGTAATTAGTGAATAATTTGGTAAACTTATCGAAACTAGTGATTGAACCTGCAGGCAAACTAGAAAACTAGAGTAAAGCAGCTCCGTccaaaaatataagaaaagaaCGACATAAAATTGGGTCAGAGATGcgatttaaaaatatcatagacTCGAATTTTGTGACATGTATTTTGGGGTCGCCGATCCCTTCATATAGCTTTAAAGTTGGTGGGAGCATGAAGTTCTTCGATATTTGAAAGTCCATTATCTCCTTCGAGAAAgggtttttttctttcttgactGTTTTAGAGGTTTTGCATCCATTGTCGTGTTTGTCTCTAATTGGTCTTGGTCATTGTTTTCCTTATCAGAATTCTTCCTATCACCGTCGTCTTTGTTTCCGTTAGTTCTGTCATCTAAGAGGTTggccgttttttttttttactttggcTTGAAGAGCAATATTTATGGCCACTAACTTGTCATGAGTGTGAGGAGGAGGTACGGCATCATCGGCCATAGTCCtgcaaaaagcaataaaaaatcGACGCGGAGTTATTCAAAAGATTTGGCCCATAGTGGACACCAAATATTCTGGCTTAGAACTGGAGTCCAAGGTATAGCTCGTCCACACCGAATGGAGCTCTTGTGGCACTTTTCTTCTGTGTGTTGTGCCACTGATTCCTCGTTAATTCGATCAATGTAAAAAAACTTACAAATAAAAAGGACTCCAATGCTTAAATAGTGTCTTAACCTTGAAATACTTTTAAACTTAAAATCTGAATGATCTTTTGTTAGGgtttgatggtttcagtggctaagagaagggggttgaatcttagcccctttttttattacactttctggtctttgaggagacttttctgtttttgtctcgtccctatcCGCGAGACTTTTTACTTTtatctcgtcacttggcacgagatattttttattttagctcatgtacagtagaaacagaaatggagtagtagAGAGaaaagattacacccagatatatcctggttcagctgctaagtgcaatgcagcctacatccagtctccatcacaacaatgatggaatttcactataatcatctatattacaaactgtaaagtgctaacccaacttacaaggagattcccacagaatcatgaaacacaacatagatgaacaaaggaactctaagacatctatggcttttttcttttaattttgcactctctgccttttttcgctctatgactttttcatacaaatctCACTGTTTGctttttttccatgagactcaagacatgacaaaattaaacagaaaaatactaaatagaatacattgaaggagaagaaaatttgtaagcttaggtagctatgagacttctgtgccttgcactctcaaactttctcccttgaatcaaaccgtgactgttcactccttttatagagaagagaagccttcacagttgaaacaaaaccaagcttaacttcttttccttcaaaacaAAAACGGTTCagccacagagagagaagaggtaactcatgcaaaacccaacatgcaaatacctctagttcttccttggtcatcactcttcatcaatccgagtgctccatccttggcttgctctccaagatggatttctggcccttgatgcttcatgatgatgatggcttcatctgctccaatctctgcctcttccatcacttcgccactctatcTACTTCATGTGGTGGTTGAGCaaaatcagagacaagccatgcttcaaggATCTCTTCCTTGCTGGTCGaatcttcttctatcttttttgagtatgaagagctcgagattacctcaccaaatcttatcACTTTTGGTGATAATCTTAGCcgcatacttttattttgttatgttttttttttaccatcATTAGtttgatggtcttgatgcatgcagcttcttctttcttttggtaGCTAAACATAACTTCCATTGTTTCCTGGGTAATAACCGAAAAGAAGAGAAGCAAATAGAGAGAGAAGATGGAAATTTGAAAAGCATTGAATTAGGAAAGAGAATGAGATTAAATAAAATGATTCTTTCCTTGCTGAGTAGCGTGTAGCCATAAGTGCTACAATTAAATCAAGTGTCTTgttttctctctcatagttcccATGCAGTAAATGACAATGtaatgaattttgaaatccatcacatGGTGAAAATGCTTGGATCTGTTGAAAGCATTAAagctttgttttctttgctttatGGATTCGGACTATGTGGAACAATTTTTGGGCTTGTATCAATAATGACTAAAATTAGCCCAACTATTTCAGCCATGAGCAAATGATAAcatttgcttttcttttccatCTGTTTTCGGATCATGCATGAGGAACtttcatcaaaaataaaattgggctTAGTTGCAACAACATTTAATTCTGACCCAAtaataacatttgctttcctgatgaattTTTGGTTCATGCATTGAGCAAATAGAAAAGTATTCATTTGGACTTGTAGTAATAATAACTTAATCTGGCCCAATATAAACTTacattacaaaattattttaatcaacatttaatctaaaattaattttacaatcaattatattaataatttttaatcatcacaaatattaatttagaattttctaaaTTCATCATGTTGTATATGATAATCCTCTATAGCTAGCGTAGGTCTGTATTTATCAAGGTTCTAAAAATCGGACCGGTTCGACCGGTTTAACCGCAAACCGGCGTTACAAACGGTCCGGTCCTCTCCTAAAAACCGTGCAGCGAAAAATTGCTTAAGAACCGGCGAACCGGTCGAAAACCGGCCGGTTGGACCGAATCGGTGACCGGCCGGTTACGCTAAACGACGCCgttttatgattaaaattaaaaaaaaagacaccGACCCGACCCGCTCGAGGAGCACCCTACCCCCTTTCTTCCCCCGACCCCATTCATTCATGGAGAACCCTAGCCGCGAAGAAGGAAGAACAATAGCCCCCCTGTCGCCGTTTCGTCCCCTGGTGTCGCCATCCTCAGCCCCAGTAACCCTCCAATCTCCATCTTCGCCTGGTTCCTGCCCAGTAGCCCTCCATCTCCATCGGCTTCATCTTCTCAACAGCAGCACGCAGTTGTCCTCTCATCGCGCGGTCGGCGATCCTCAATAGTCAACACCGGTAGCCCTCCATCGACCCCAGGTGAGTGACTCGTCCTCTGCTCATCTTCTTTGTTCTTCGCCTCTGCTCATGTTCTTCCATCGACTCCGGTAGAAACATGCATGAAATTGAACTTCCTCTGTGAACTGAACTTAGaattatgtttaattttctGTGAACTGAACTTAgcattatgttttattttgttggtcAATTTGTGTTTGGTCAATTTGTTTCCTCGGCTCAATTTCTGTTTGCTGCTGagcataagaaataaaaaatctgaACTGTGAACTGTGTGAAGTGTGAACTTGCTCTGTAAAATTGGCTCTGTGAACCGTTCAATTTCTGGAACTTCATCTGTGAACTGTTCAATTTCTGTGAACTTAGCTCTGTAAACTTCCTCTGCTCAGtgctcatcttcttccttctttgttCCTCTGCTCAATTCCTGTTTGTTGGttagcataaaaaattaataatctgAAAATTAACTGGCTGTGGCTGATCTTCTATTTTGCAGCTCAATTCCTGTTTGTTGCACAATTTCTATTTTGTTGGTCAATTTGAACTGTGAACTTGCTCTGTAACTGAAGACATTCTGTTTTCTGTTGCTCTCTATTTGTCAATTTTATACAAACACGGTTTGGTATGTAACTAAAGACATTCTGTTTTCTGttgctcttttttctttgttgctCCATATCTTTTGTGCCCCCCTTCTCTTTTCCCAGTTAAGATTAAATGATTCTTCCATTATGAATTTTGGTTGCATTCGGCAAGTATTGCTTAATGTTTATACAATGCATATCGTCTTAAATAAAGATTGATGTCTGAAGGATTTGTTTCATACCTGgagtttggaaaaa
The Arachis duranensis cultivar V14167 chromosome 5, aradu.V14167.gnm2.J7QH, whole genome shotgun sequence genome window above contains:
- the LOC110281445 gene encoding uncharacterized protein LOC110281445, which gives rise to MGACASSHSHSKFPTTPSKTKAPSSSSLTASKRRDAGVFESFRRPSSIMVMDMEGKGIREYPRPIPASHVVSETPGCFLCNSESLHVGTCMPRVPDDEDLLPGRIYFLVPASKSREPLTLPLLCDLAVKASSALAAATTNSVQRR